CAGACTGGTATACGCTTGGATAGGAGAAGTCGCTTGTGGAACGACTTTCCATACGACATTTTTACCTGTTTCCTTGCTTTCTTCTTGAAGCTCATGCAGCCACTGCTGTCCTTCTTGACCCATCATGACACCGTAGGGAGTACCCTGTTTGCCTTCAAGGAAGGAAAAGCTGTCAGGAAGCTGGTGTGGCAAGGCATGTGAGAGAGAAGCTTCTTCACTGAGGACGGCAGTCCATGCTTTCCAATCTTTCACCACATCCGGCTTTTCGATGCCAATCATGGGGTTTTGTTGAAAGAGAGGGTGCTTCTCTTTTTCAAGCGCTGCGAAGTAGACAAGGGCAGTCTCGCCTGTTGCCAGTTTGTTCTCAACGCTTGCCAATTCCAGACGGATTTCTTTAGGGGTTATTTGTGTCAATGTAAAATCCTTACGTGCTTGAACTTCCATTTGGACAGAGCCTTCATCAATTTTGTACAACAAGCTGTGTGTCGCATAACCAAAACCAGTAGTCAGGGCGAACGCTGCTGCAACATGTACCAGCTTTGGACGAAAGCGCATCCCTTTGTGCAAACGCGGCTTGCCAGCGAACTCCTTTTTGGCTAATCGTTCGATTTTGCTATCCAATGCAGGATCAATGTGGACCTTCCCTGCTGCCAACTCATACTCATTTCTCAGCTTTTTTTCAATGAACATGAAAAGATGCCTCCTCAGGATTGATTCGATGCTCAAAATGCTCTCTCAACTTTTTCATTGCCAAGTGATGTCTCGATTTCACCGTTCCGAGCGGGATTTGAAGAATCGCAGCAATTTCCTCCAAGGAACAGTTCTGATAGTAACGCAGTACGACGATTTCCTTGAGCTTGAAGGATAATTTCTCTACGGCAGGAATGACTTCCAGCTCATCACTGATCGCCCCCAGCTTATCCTCCATACCTGCAACAGGTGCTTCGTAGCCTTTTTCCTTTACCCGCTCCAGCAGGCGGAACCTTCGCCAAATGCTCCGATTCCAGTTGCGAACCTGCCGCACAATCAAGCCGTTGAACCATGGGATAAAGGGCTGCTCCACATCGTACCTGTCAATGCTTCGAATCAACTCCACGTACACTTCACTCATCATGTCGTCTACATCCTGTTTGTGTGGCGCCAGAAAATAGATCAGATTGTAGGCGTACGTGCGAGTTGCTCGATAGACTTCTTGAAAAGCTTCTTCCTCTCCTTGGCGCATCCGGAAGAGCCAAGGCTTTACATTT
The window above is part of the Brevibacillus brevis NBRC 100599 genome. Proteins encoded here:
- a CDS encoding sigma-70 family RNA polymerase sigma factor produces the protein MKEENVKPWLFRMRQGEEEAFQEVYRATRTYAYNLIYFLAPHKQDVDDMMSEVYVELIRSIDRYDVEQPFIPWFNGLIVRQVRNWNRSIWRRFRLLERVKEKGYEAPVAGMEDKLGAISDELEVIPAVEKLSFKLKEIVVLRYYQNCSLEEIAAILQIPLGTVKSRHHLAMKKLREHFEHRINPEEASFHVH